The Aspergillus nidulans FGSC A4 chromosome VIII genome contains the following window.
CTTAATCAGCACGGTACCCGGGCTTTACAGAAGATGATCGAGTTTATCTCCACCGAAGAGCAGACACAGACGGTCATCGACGCATTGAAAGATCATGTGGTAGAGTTGGTTCAGGACTTGAATGGCAATCATGTCATCCAAAAGTGCCTGAATCGCCTTACTGCAGAAAAGTCTCAATTCATCTACGACGCCGTTGGGGCTCAATGTGTGACTGTTGGCACCCATCGACATGGCTGTTGTGTCCTACAGCGCTGCATCGACCACGCGTCAGGAGCTCAAAGAGCCCGGTTGATTGAGCAGATTACTGAAAATGCATTTGCTCTTGTGCAAGATCCATTCGGCAACTACGTTGTGCAGTATATCCTGGACCTAGCTGAAGCTCGCTTCACAGAACCCCTTTGCCGAGAGTTCCTCTCTCGTATTCCAAAACTTTCCAAGCACAAATTCAGTTCGAATGTGATTGAGAAATGCCTTCGCAcagctgatgaggagatgcGCCGTCAGATGATCGAAGAAATGCTCGCTggcgatgagctggagaagatgctACGAGACTCTTATGCCAATTACGTTGTGCAGACCGCTATGGACTATGCTGATCCTGCGACTCGCGCTCGTATTGTCAAATACATTGAGCCCATTTTGCCCTCTCTTCGTGGGACCCCGCACGGACGCCGCATCGGCAGTAAGATAGCGCCAGAGAACTCGGGAAGAAGTAGCGCCGCAGCCAGTGGTCAAGTTACACCAAATGAGATGAACTCCGCGCAGCTTCCACAAGGATCTCTTCAAACTCCTCAGAAGCCACTTATGTATCACCACAATTCCTATTCTGTTTCTGGCACTCCATTCAACAACCAGAGTTTTATCCCTGTAGCTGGGACAGGTTCGAACACGCCATCTGGTGCTAGTGAGAATTCCTCTGGTGCTTATAGCGCCGCTTTAAAGCAGTCGAACAACAATCTTGGCGCTCAGCCGCAGTTGTACGCTCCCTACTACCACTGACCGAGCGTCCCGGTGTCGACGATTGATTAGTTCACTGCCTGTTGAACTGTACTCATACGATCATGATGCTACGATCTTTGACGACTTAACGGCTACCCTCTTGACATGCTGTCAATGCATTGGGGAATGATACCATACCAAGTCCTTTGTCTTTTATGCAATGACGTTGCATTTCCTGGTCCATTTCTTGACGGATACTACGCCTATTCTGTCTTGTATTTCATCGAACATTTGAATGCTTTCCTTTGCGTCTTATGACGCTTGGGATGCTATGTACGCTTTTTTGCTGGTcctgtcttcctccttgTTAACAGTTCGTTCGCCTGTGGGGGGAACGAGGACTTTCCTTGTGATCTATCGCAGCCGTCCAGAGGACCATTCTCTGCGTCGTCTTTTCACCACTTCTTCTATGCTTTGGGGACGAATTACCTATCGTTTCCCATGTCATTGTTCCCCTTTTGACACGCCAGAACATGCGGTAGAATAGATGTATCCATATCGACAGGCAGCCAAGATATCCGTTTCGCGATTCCATTTGTCTTGTATTTTCTTTCGTTCTCCATCTATGTACCATCTAGCCATAGCGGTAGAATTGATTTATTGAATCAtcaactttttttttgcaatCTAAAAAACCTGATAGTAATAACAAAATTCAATGACCTCCCAACCGACTGTCTTTCATGTAGTGGTCATTATCAACACGTGACTCGACGGTAAGTTTGTTGGTTCCACGCGTATCTCTGCTTAAACTCCTCTTATGATATATTGGAACAGCTTCGGTTTCTCGACCGCATGCATTAAGGAGATTTCGATGCTCATAAGAATCTATTCCTATGCTGCCGATCGAGGTGTCCAAATCTCTGAGCCCGCAATGGCCCTGTCGGGAAGTTCAATCGCGGCAGCTCGCCAGTCTACTTGCAGTACGGACCCCAATGGCTTTAAGATATACAGATTCTTAAGACTCACAATAATCTGATCGCTTAGCCCGGACTGTCTAGCCCATCCACTGTTGTCATTCACGGGATATCCGCCACCTGCAAGTCAACCATCGTAACGAACGTCCTTGCACTACTCGAAGTACCGCATGCTATTGTCCGGAGTCCGGAATGTATTACAGGTCGGCATttgttgacgaagatatTATGGGCTGTGTTGAACGCAGTGGACCGCAAGGATGAATGGGAGCGGTTTGGAAAGGGGCGATGCGAACATGTCAGCTCTCTAGCAGTTTTGTTGGGCGAATGCCTAGCCTCGCACCCTGGAGGAGCACTTGAGAAGTTCGTTTTGGTCCTAGATGGAATTGATAAACAAAGAGAGGCGCCGCCTACACTTTTATCTGCGCTGGCAAGGCTAGGAGAAGTGGTATGTCAGGGGTTGGTGGACTGTCAAAGAAAAGTACTAACTATCCATCTCTTTGCAGATTCCATCACTAACCGTCATTTTGATCGTCAGTTCCACTCCTCGTCCGCTTTTTCTACAGGCGACGGGAGTTCCCCATATCAATTTTCCTCCATACACTCGTGAGCAGGCGACTACTATCATCCTCAGCGCTGGAGCGCCAGCCGTACCTGGTCTGCCGGCGGAAACTTCATTACAACTCTATCCCTACTTTGTCTCCGCTGTGTACGATTCACTGGTTGGCCCAACCGCAAGTTCTATACCGGTATTCAAGTCTATATGCGAGAAGCTGTGGCCGCAGTTCGTTGCCCCGATCACCAGCGGTGAAACCCCGCCTGGCGGTAATGACGAGTGGGATTTCTCTCGGCTCCTAGTCAAAAACCGTTCCTTGTTTAGACGGCAAGGCGAGGCCGCTTTAGTCCATCGTATAGTTACGGAGGACGCCCCTTCTACTACCCAGAATGGCGCACTCGCTAAACCATCATCCTTATTAACATCCATCTCAGCACCTTCACCTCTTCCAAGCTTACCTTACTTCGCTACTCTTGTCCTGACATCCGCATATCTAGCCTCTCACACTCCGCAAAGACTGGACACAATCTTTTTCTCAAagttctcctcctcatcattgTCTGCGCGGAACAAACGTGCTCACCACCGACGCCGCTTGAAGGTTCTCTCGCAGGCGcaagcagcagaagacaaggaagcgCAAGCACCCGCCAAACGAAGAAGGGGATTGGGCAAGCGGACAAAGACTCGTATCACCAAATCCATTCTTGAGAATGCCTTTGCTACCACTTCCGCCACGACATCTGCTGCAGGCGGTGGTCCCGGTATCACCGGCCCATCGACCATCCTAACCGCTCGTCCTTTCCCCTTGGAAAGACTCATTGCAATCTACCATGCTATAAACCCCAATCCCCCTGCAAATCCGCTACGGCTCACCGCTATAGCTGACTCGGTCTACTCAGAACTTGCCACGCTACGTCGTCTACGACTAGTTGTCCCCGCGGCTGGACGTGCAAGCGGGAGCCGCTTGGGTCTGGGTTCCGCAGGTGTCAACAGCGGGAACACGACGGCGGACGTGGGAGAAAAATGGTGTGTAAATGTCTCCGGCGACTGGATCGGAGAGATGGCAAAAGGAATAGGAATTGAGGTCGGGGAGTGGTTAGCTGGTGGGCTTGATTAAGATTTTTTTATGGCAGGACACCTGTTACGACTCTTGTTGTCTTTCTCTCACCTTACTTTTTTATGGAGTGATGTAACAATAGCTTGCATATCTGGCGTTAGAAATAGGTAGGCGTAATACCCTGCGGGCATGACTCGCTTAGCTATCAATGTAGTTACCGTGAATACTAATAGCGTTTCTTTACCCTGTACCATAACTACGGCCATGGCCATAACTCATCAGACTTCCTTAGAATACCTCAAGTTTCAAGCGCTGTACCATTGAATTCCATTCGTTCGTCAAGATGAACGTCACCATTTCCACTCATCAACCGTAGCCTCCGAACAAACCAGCAAACTAGGTGTCTGGGACCCGTGCGCGGCCGACTGATTCCCAGACTCGAAACACACTGATCTAATGGAATCTCGGTATCGATATCTGGTAAGCGGGGAGGCAACCTGCTCTCCGGTGCGGAGGGAGTAGAGCTGAACCGTACGGTCCCTGTCGGTGGGCGAAGCTGTATATAACAACATCCTTTGTCAGTGTGGGAAAGGGCATATTCAAGAAGTGGGAAACTAACCGCTAGCGAGAAGCCCCAGTTCTGGGCTTATGTCGAAATCCGGGGTGATATTTACTTCGGGGTAGTTGGTGGAGAAGGTCAGGTAGGGGCGAGTCGAAGTGTGATGGCTCTTGTTTGGGTTGGGGTTACGTTGTAGGTTATTTGGGGGGTAGCGAATGTCGTACATTTGCAGCTGTGAAGCAAGTCTCGTTAGACGGCATGGATATAATCAAACGGCAAAGATGGACTACTGGAGGTATAGGCCATAAGAGGGCCGAATAATTGGATAAAGGGATGAATGCATGCATACCGAGTTTATACCAGCGACAACGATCCGATACGGATCGAGCTTGCGAATTTTAGTTACCGCATGGGGATGCTGAAGTCTAGTTGCGCTTCCACCAGAGCGGGCGTCGTGAAGAAAGATGGTGGAGTCCTTGAGACCGGCCGCAATCACGTCTGGGGAGAGCCATTCAACGGCTGTGATAAGGGCGTGCGAGGAGTCGGTGCGGCGCTTCTTAGGGTTGCCTGAAGACTTGTCATTGGGAAAGGGCTTCTTGGATAATGTCCAGTAGCTTCCGAAGCCTTCGAGGGTGTAGAGACCATCAGACGTGCCGACTGCAAACCGGGGAATGTCCCCCGTTGGAGATGGCGCGGAACACCAGAGGGAGGAGGTTGTGTGGATGCGGATCGGATGAGAGACTGTTGGTCCGTTAGTGGTTCCCTTATATTTTCAAGTTAAAATGATGGAATTCTGCATACAGAATGGCGGCCATCGATAGTCTCCGCCTTCGTCAGGGTCGGGAAGCATTCTGGGTGCAAGGAAGGAGTCGCCGTTTGGACCACTGTCCATGGTCGCCCTAGTCTTATTAGTCGTGTGAGCAGATTAATGGACGAAGAGATCCTCACAAGAGATACCCGGTGTGGCTCAAAGAGAGCGATGAAAGCTGCGCGGTTGCATTAATTTCTGGGGTAAGAATAGGCCGTCATGAGCAGATTTACCCTATACTGTTCCTTAAAGAGCAGCCGCTCCATGGTTCGATTGTACGTCCATGTTTCCTGATCACAATCCGGAAAGCAAACACTGATGCAGGGCCGCTGTCAGTGTCATGTCCTCGCGACAAGGCAAGGCTCAACTTACGACACTGACGACTCGCCACCGCGATGtccgcctgcagagcatATCAGCTTGATTGAGTCTATGAAGCGGATAAGTAGCCAAACACTCACTGGCAATCAAGATACCGGACCGTGAATTACGCACAACATGCTTAATGGTGTACTGGTCCGGCCAGGGCTCGAACTGATGTAATTGTTTTCGCTGAAACTGGCTCGCATATGCCAACCCTCTTTGTTCCTGTTCTACAAGACTGGATACGGGAAGAGCCCCTACTTCCCTCTGGGCTTGTATGAGAGGATGTTGCAGGCATGTTGCTCTCTTAATTGTTTCCTTTTCGTACCTCTGAACCAGGCGAGCTTTCCGTTGGCGTTTCTATAGAAAGTTTAGCACAGAGAATAAAAGTCTTCTACCGGGATCGGaacaacctcctcatcagcgCGCTTCCGCTTGACGACGTCTTGAGAATACTGAGAGCCTGGCGCTGATTTGTGGTTTGCCTGAATCGCGAAgtactttttcttctctggatCTATAAGCGAGTTAGCGATGTGTCTAAGATGGGCGGTTCTAGAGCGCTACCATAATAAAACCCTGGAATTTCTCGGTTCATAGCTGACAGAACTCGGTTATCGCTATTTTGATACTGATTATAATGTGATGATGTAAAGAAGAGTACGAATTTGTCGCATTAACTGCCTTTGCTGTCAGAGTAGAACGTCGCTATGTAGGGTTTCGAGCATATATACCAGATACGATGGGTCTCTGATCCGTAAGCTGCACTGCATGTCTGCGCCTAAAGTGATACAACCAGACAAAATGGTTCGACAGCCTGCATATCTTGGAGACAACCTGTAATACTTTTGACTGAGATGGGTTTGGAGATTTGTCTTTGACAACGAAACTCTGCGGGTTCTTCCCGTGACGTCGATGTTGGATTATGTCATCACTTTCCAGCTTCTGGTTggacaatctcctcaagcTGCCTTTTGCTGTGTTTCTCATACTCCAGCGTGGACTGGTTTTATCCATGATATCTAACGAGACGATCCGAGATAAGTTCTAATACGTATACTTGTGCCACTCTACTACGGGGCCTGATTTAGACCTGGCTAGCGGTTATTTTTAGGTTATGCGACGCAGAGTGCCGCCGAGTCTTCTCCTGAAATATATCCAAGTGACAAGATGCCCGACTGCAGGCCACAACTTACCATTGAAGATGAAACGAAATAGTCCGAGCTACAACGTTACCGAGGCTTCTAAACCCAGGATGGAATAAGGAAGCTTCGAATGGCGTAACTCTGGTTGCCATGCCCTTTCCTTCCATAAGTACGAGCTCTTTCCATCCTGGCTCCAGAGTTAGGCCCTTTGCGTTGCTCGATTCGTCAGCAGTTATGGCGAATTCCACGTCCAGCCTGAAGATATTTCCTTACATTCACGGGTGCCTAGGCGGAGTATATTGTCTAGCCTGCATATTTACCTTGACAGCAGATGGATGTCCCGAACGTCAATCCGACAAACGCTTTCGGGGCCCCTCCTCCCGCTGCCGTGCAAACTGACAATATGGATACCATTGAAGCGAAGACTGTCCTCATATCCTCAGAAAAAATATCTCCATTGACCTATCCTGATTGTGATGATGATAGAGAGCAAGATATTGACGACCTCATCGACGAACTTGAGTCTCAGGATGGACTCCATGATAATCCTAGTCGAAAGAGTATGGACTCTGGAAGCCGGATTCCTGGTATGGAGGCGCAGTTTGACACCGACATAACGACTGGTCTCACTTCTGTCGAAGCGGCACAGCGCCGCAAAAAGTACGGACCCAACCAGttgaaagaggagaaggagaatatgTTAAAGaagttcttgtccttctttGTTGGCCCGGTTCAATTCGTGATGGAGGTCAGTAACAGAGCTCATTTTGCCCGACTTCCATCATCGCTGACGCTGATTGGTCATAGGGTGCTGCAATCCTAGCTATTGGGCTTCGAGACTGGGTGGACTTTGGCGTGATATGtgctctccttcttcttaaCGCCACTGTTGGCTTCATCCAGGAATACCAAGCAGGATCAATAGTGGAGGAACTCAAAAAGTCGTTAGCTCTCAAAGCTATTGTGGTCCGCGACGGTCGAGTAACTGACATTGACGCCACTGAAGTTGTACCGGGTGATGTTCTGAAGATCGATGAGGTATTACCCATATTGTGGCTGattgaagacggcgaaggcTGACTCCTAGCAGGGCACGATCGTTCCCGCCGACGGCCGTGTTAAGACGAACCATTTACTGCAAATTGACCAATCCTCAGTTACCGGCGAGTCTCTAGCCGTTAACAAATGCAAGGGCGAAGTTTGCTACGCTTCATCTGTGGTGAAGCGTGGCCATGCGTATCTCGTTGTTACGGCTACCGGTGATTACACATTTATGGGAAAGACAGCCGCCCTGGTCAAGTCTGCGTCGTCGAATTCTGGCCATTTTACAGAGGTACTCAACCGCATTGGTGCTACTCTTCTTGTGTTGGTTGTACTCACCTTGATCGTCGTCTGGGTGTCGTCTTTCTACCGTTCAAACGAGACCGTTACGATTCTCGAATTCACACTGGCCATCACTATGATTGGAGTACCTGTTGGCCTGCCCGCCGTCGTTACCACAACAATGGCTGTAGGCGCTGCCTATCTTGCCAAACGACAGGCAATCGTACAAAGACTCTCCGCCATAGAATCGTTGGCTGGGGTAGAGGTTCTCTGCTCTGACAAAACCGGAACCCTAACCAAGAACAAACTAACCCTCTCAGATCCCTACACAGTCGCTGGCGTGGATCCTAATGACCTCATGTTGACCGCTTGTTTAGCAGCTTCAAGGAAGCTGAAGGGCATGGATGCTATTGATAAGGCATTCATTAAAGCACTTCCAAACTATCCGCGCGCTAAAGAGGCTCTCTCTCATTACAAGATTCAGCAATTTCACCCATTTGACCCGGTCTCCAAAAAGGTCACCGCCGTGGTGTTATCTCCAGAAGGCCAGGAGATCATCTGCGTTAAGGGGGCGCCTTTGTGGGTTCTCAAGACGGTTTcggaggagcagcagatccCAGAGAGTGTCGAGAAAGGATATTCTGACAAGATGGACGAGTTCGCCCAGCGTGGCTTTCGGTCCCTTGGTGTTGCTCGGAAACCTGCGGGTGGGGAATGGGAGATTCTTGGGATAGTGCCATGCTCTGACCCTCCACGCGATGACACTGCGGCGACCATTAATGAAGCGAAGACGCTCGGACTATCGATAAAGATGCTCACTGGGGACGCTGTACCCATTGCGCGCGAGACTTCACGTGAGTTAGGGTTGGGAACCAACGTCTATAATTCGGATAAACTCGGTcttggaggcggcggtgACCTGACTGGGTCTGAACTTTACAATTATGTTGAAGCCGCAGATGGATTTGCGGAGGTTTGGCCCCAGCATAAGTATAATGTCGTGGATATCCTGCAGCAACGAGGATACTTGGTGGCAATGACAGGGGATGGTGTTAATGATGCACCATCGCTCAAGAAGGCTGATACTGGAATTGCCGTCGAAGGCGCATCAGACGCTGCTCGGTCTGCTGCTGATATCGTTTTCCTCGCGCCTGGCCTATCAGCGATTATCGACGCTCTGAAGACTTCCCGTCAAATATTCCACCGCATGCATGCATATGTGATCTATCGCATCGCGTTATCTCTGCATCTCGAGATATTCCTTGGGCTCTGGATTGCGATAATGAACGAAAGCCTGAACCTGCAGCTTGTGGTCTTCATTGCAATTTTCGCAGACATTGCAACTCTGGCAATAGCTTACGACAATGCACCGTACTCGAAGACGCCGGTGAAGTGGAATCTCCCAAAGTTATGGGGCCTGTCCGTCATACTGGGTATTGTTCTAGCCGTGGGGACATGGATTGCACTGACCACTATGATGAACGCGGGCGAACATGCCGGGATCGTACAAAATTACGGGAAACGCGACGAAGTTCTCTTCCTTGAGATATCTCTCACGGAGAATTGGTTAATATTTATCACTAGAGCCAATGGCCCGTTttggtcttctctgccgTCATGGCagttggcggcggccatTTTTGTTGTTGATCTCGTTGCAAGTTTCTTTTGCTACTTCGGCTGGTTCGTTGGTGGACAGACTTCGATTGTCGCCATTGTTCGTATCTGGGTATTTTCTCTCGGCGTATTCTGCGTTATGGGAGGTGTCTACTTCCTGCTGCAGCGTTCCCAGACTTTTGACGACATTATGCACTTCAACTTTCTCCAGAAAAGGGACTCTGTATCTCAGCgtgttcttgatgatcttggTAAGCTTCTCCAAACAGCCCTTCTAAGGGTCCGTGCTAAATATGATTCTAGTCGTGGCTTTGCAACGACGATCAGAACAGCATGAGCAGAGTTCGAGAACAGCCGAGAGGGAGGACATAGGATTATGGAAGATGGACAAACTCCGTAAAGAACGCGCACAGTGTTGATGATAGATGAGTACTATGTATGGCGTATTCTATTGTTATGCATCTCGTACATCGAGACCTCGAAACTTGATGATAGGAACACTGGCATCTGTAAGTCAGGGTACTAAAATATAGAATATCCGCACTATGGAACTATAATCATTAAGCGCGCAATGTTCATGTCCATAAATTGCTCTTCCGCAACCTGCTTTGCTCAATAAATGCTTGACCTCAGCGACATGTACTCGAGCATGTACTACACTGCTCGTCACACGTCAACAAGCAGTTATAGGTATTGGTTTGATTATGACTAACCGCCAGACACTCCAGCGTTCTTGCGGTCTCGTAGCCCGATCCTATATTACATCTGATAGCCATACACGTGTGGAAAAATATATAAGCATTGACCGATACAGATCGGTTGCCGCAACACAGAAAGGCCATGGATGTACATGACGCTTGCAAACTGAGACAGAAACAAGATACAGTAGAAGCGTAGAGTGAGAGTAAAATGAACGCAGGGCTAAGATAGGGAAGATGGTGACAAAAGGGAAATGGATAAGATAGTGAGAGAATTAGGCTATGTGCAAGTGTAAATAGGGCGTGACCATTGCATTGGGAGGATAATGTACTCTTTCGGATAAGAAGTTCGATTCGGTGCATAGGTGGAATTACGATTTGGACGTGAGATGGTCGATGGCCTGTTACGGAGAAGGGTTAGTTAGCTCAGGCAAGGCGGTTAAAGATCGAAGGGCAACATACCTTGTCAATATTGTAGTCGAACTGTTCCAGGGCTGCAAGGGAGGCGTCCCTGGGGAAGCCCATTCCTGTAAGGCGCTGGAGGTTGGGATCATCCTGTGTGTCAGTCTGAAGGGCCCAACCAGGTTGCTTCGAGCTGGGggaagaggttgaagggGCAGTTGCGTTTGTCGCCTCTGTGCCTGGTGATTTCATATTATCCAGCGGTGCAAAGAGAGCGTCCCAATCGTGATCTTCGGATTTCGCGTTGGGGTTTACTGGGCCAGAGGACGCGGAAGCATGGGCATTCTgatcgaagctgaagaaatcGGAGCTCGCAGTTCCAGATGTGCTGGTAGGAGCGGCAGCCTTCTCATGCTGGGAAGCTCCGGAATCAAACGAGAAATCAAAATCCATGTTAGGTTTGCCTTCAGACTGAGGGaagtcgtcatcatcatcatcgtcatctgccTCCTTTGCGGGCGCAAGGTTCAATCCTGAGAAGGCGGCCTCGAAATCAGGCGCCTTGCCTCCGTTTGGGGCTTGAGCAGGTGGCGCTGCTTTTGTCACGTTATTCTGAGCCTCTCCGCCGACAATAGGCGCTCCGGTTGTAGTCTCTATTGAATGAGGAGCGTCTGGGGGAAGAGTTGGGTCGGCCCTTCCGGGAAGCAAGCCACCAAACTCTGGAGGAATGTTTCCTGAAGCTTGTTTTTCAGCGTCTTCATCATACTTTGGAGGACTGGGTTGCGCTTccgcagcaggaggaggcCCAGTCGGGGTACTTGATGCCCCCGGAGCCGGGAAAGCATCAAGTTGCGATGGCTCGATCTGATCTGATTTCGAGACTGCATGACTCTGAGGGAAGACAGGCGTAAAGTTATCGTCAAAACCCAACTGTGTTTCACTATCTGTGctatcatcgtcgtcatcatcaatcTCACGGATAGGCGGGAACTCAGACTCTGGCGCTCCTTGGGTATTTGCCGCGTTAGGTGCCTTCATGGCAGCAAAAGCCTCTTCGAAGTCATTATTTTGCTGTGATTTAGACCGCTGATGAGCCGGTCCGCCAAACAGTTCGTCAAAGCTTGGATCCTTTGTGTCAGCTGGTTTCTCCTCACTACCTTGAGACGTAGTGGTTCCCGAAGGGGTCTCAAAGGCGCCAGGCACTGTGGGAAATCGCTCCTTGGAATCCTCAGTCTCATCGAATGGAGAGGCAGAAGTGGGGCGAGCGTCACTGCCCTCGGCTTGAGATGGAGTTCCGACGCTAGATGCTTCTTGGGTACCGAATCGACTAATTGGTGGAGAAACCTTGGTGGAAGTGGTCTCAGAGAGCGTTCCAGTCAATGGAAGAGCATTCGGGGTCATCTGCCTAGATAGAGCCGGAGGTGGTGGTTCCGAGCCGAACGCACCAGccgaggatggaggaggagatattGAAGGGGTTGGAACTCCAGAGCCGGACGGAGACCTTACTGAGTCCGTTCGAGAATCGGCACGGAACGAAgtcggaggaggaggagtcgCAGCCGTTGCTGGAGCAGCGCCGAAGGAAGGGCCAAAGAGATTATCAAAAGCACGTTGCTGGTCGTTCGAAATCTGAGGAGAAGTAACGTTATTGCTCTCACTCGAGCCAGTCATCGTGCGTTTGAAGAAGGGATTAGTTTGCTGGCTAGTTGTAGAGGTAGCCGGGCTTGCCACTCTAGGAGGGTTGCTGACAGGGGACACAACCCCCTCGGGCTCCACTGTTTGCTCCTTCGACAACTCGCCAAGTTCTTCTTGAATCTTATCCCTTTCTCCCTCTACGGTAGCCAGTTGCTTCTTATTAATTGCTGCCAAGCCCTTCTGTTGCCGTGCCTCGGAACGGATCTTCTCCAATGCAGGCTTCAACTGAGCCACTGCCGCATTAGCTTCCCGGATTTTCTCCTTCAGGCTTGCATTTTCCTGTTGATCAGCCGCAAGATCCGCAGACACCTGGTTGTACTGGTTCTGAAGATCCTGTCTACTGCCGTCAATCAAAGCGTACTCCTGCTGCAGTTTGGTCGTCTCAGCTTTCGAGGTTCTCAGGCGTTCCTCCAACTCTTTGAAATGCTTGACCTCCTGTTCGTACATTGCGCGAGCTTGCGCAAGACGAGATTCAAAATCACGTTTTTGCTGAGAGGTCTGGGATAGCTCCTGCTCGGTAGCACTTCGTTTTGTCTGGACGTTTTGCATCTCATTCGCAAGGGAGCCGATCTGATTGGATAAGTTGGCAAGCTCGGTAGTTTCTTGCGTCAACTTGTTAGATTCTTCAGGATCATTGTCCCCGAGAAGGTCATCGgagggttgaggagattTAGCTGTGGAAGGAACGGATGATGCACCAGTTGCCTGCGGCTGCAGGCTTTGTCCGAACGTTGATGTGGGGATGAAAGGTTTGAAGGCTGTTGCGCTGCCCGGTGGAGACGTTTGGCGGGTTGGTGAGCTCGGAGTTGCGAAAGGTGAATTTGAGTTGCCCGTGGACTGTGGAACttgagcaggaacaggagccggagccgaGGGTGCAGGACCTGTTGCAAATGGATCGAGTCCAAATAGGTCATCTGCAGCGGTGTGAACCGGAGCAGGAGGGTGGGACGAAGCTGCAACTGGAGCAGGGACCGGCGCTGCGTGCGTGGAACTGGGTCGGCGCATACTTGGGGGTATCAAAGCGGGTGGTAAAGTCTGCGGTAGGGGGCCCTTGTTGGTGAATTGCTGGCGAATCAAATACATGGCAACGGCAAACTCATCCCTCGTTAACTGGCCATCAGCATCAATATCCGCAAGATCCCAAATCTGCGCCAAGGTCTCCTCGGGTAGCTGCGCCTTCGTAAAGAACGCTACAGCTTGATCGCCGCTTATAACCCCAGATTTCGTCGTATCGACAGTATTGAAGTAGTTGTCAAACTGGAGTTTCTCCTGCGGAGAAATAAGCCAGTCGCCACCAGTCGATTGTGTTGAAAGAGGGGTCCCAAACTGTTGCCTATTGATGGGGCTTTGGGTCCGTTGAGGTCCTGTGAATTGTTTGGGGATTGCCGGTACAGGAGGAACATCAAGTCCAGGCCTTGGGCCACTGAAGGAAGGGCGGCTAGCACCTCGTCGAGCAGCTGCTTCGTACAAACCCGGTGGCAGGACTTGAGGAATTCCTCTCATAATACCAGATTTAAACGAAGTTAGC
Protein-coding sequences here:
- a CDS encoding uncharacterized protein (transcript_id=CADANIAT00002391), which produces MPQNSLSMFRLGHIGGSADESHSASPNVARHAARHSLESNALYSTEGNHESSTPTAMSRPAPLQSSYSTNDLPTVKGDSFNPAITPPKTHAEQFHHHNVSLGRIPVTAVTPRQQKDSPERDEAKSFPSKSQPTTLQPNAPPFGPQLGAATSGNGTMPQPSLAGFPQPFFYGIQPFVAPPLPVNGQYNQSTPFAANAYYGNGNYRLVESQPKPVGSRRHADGDSAQLSRFNNHPIEYYRNEIYGLCKDQHGCRYLQRKLEERNDDQLQMIFAETHSHVIELMTDPFGNYLCQKLLEYSNDEQRTVLVNKAAPQLVKIALNQHGTRALQKMIEFISTEEQTQTVIDALKDHVVELVQDLNGNHVIQKCLNRLTAEKSQFIYDAVGAQCVTVGTHRHGCCVLQRCIDHASGAQRARLIEQITENAFALVQDPFGNYVVQYILDLAEARFTEPLCREFLSRIPKLSKHKFSSNVIEKCLRTADEEMRRQMIEEMLAGDELEKMLRDSYANYVVQTAMDYADPATRARIVKYIEPILPSLRGTPHGRRIGSKIAPENSGRSSAAASGQVTPNEMNSAQLPQGSLQTPQKPLMYHHNSYSVSGTPFNNQSFIPVAGTGSNTPSGASENSSGAYSAALKQSNNNLGAQPQLYAPYYH
- a CDS encoding origin of replication complex subunit 5 family protein (transcript_id=CADANIAT00002392), with translation MLPIEVSKSLSPQWPCREVQSRQLASLLAPGLSSPSTVVIHGISATCKSTIVTNVLALLEVPHAIVRSPECITGRHLLTKILWAVLNAVDRKDEWERFGKGRCEHVSSLAVLLGECLASHPGGALEKFVLVLDGIDKQREAPPTLLSALARLGEVIPSLTVILIVSSTPRPLFLQATGVPHINFPPYTREQATTIILSAGAPAVPGLPAETSLQLYPYFVSAVYDSLVGPTASSIPVFKSICEKLWPQFVAPITSGETPPGGNDEWDFSRLLVKNRSLFRRQGEAALVHRIVTEDAPSTTQNGALAKPSSLLTSISAPSPLPSLPYFATLVLTSAYLASHTPQRLDTIFFSKFSSSSLSARNKRAHHRRRLKVLSQAQAAEDKEAQAPAKRRRGLGKRTKTRITKSILENAFATTSATTSAAGGGPGITGPSTILTARPFPLERLIAIYHAINPNPPANPLRLTAIADSVYSELATLRRLRLVVPAAGRASGSRLGLGSAGVNSGNTTADVGEKWCVNVSGDWIGEMAKGIGIEVGEWLAGGLD
- a CDS encoding uncharacterized protein (transcript_id=CADANIAT00002393) — its product is MDKTSPRWSMRNTAKGSLRRLSNQKLESDDIIQHRRHGKNPQSFVVKDKSPNPSQSKVLQVVSKICRLSNHFVWLYHFRRRHAVQLTDQRPIVSDPEKKKYFAIQANHKSAPGSQYSQDVVKRKRADEEVVPIPKRQRKARLVQRYEKETIKRATCLQHPLIQAQREVGALPVSSLVEQEQRGLAYASQFQRKQLHQFEPWPDQYTIKHVVRNSRSGILIANSIKLICSAGGHRGGESSVSATMDSGPNGDSFLAPRMLPDPDEGGDYRWPPFFSHPIRIHTTSSLWCSAPSPTGDIPRFAVGTSDGLYTLEGFGSYWTLSKKPFPNDKSSGNPKKRRTDSSHALITAVEWLSPDVIAAGLKDSTIFLHDARSGGSATRLQHPHAVTKIRKLDPYRIVVAGINSLQMYDIRYPPNNLQRNPNPNKSHHTSTRPYLTFSTNYPEVNITPDFDISPELGLLASASPTDRDRTVQLYSLRTGEQVASPLTRYRYRDSIRSVCFESGNQSAAHGSQTPSLLVCSEATVDEWKW